Part of the Pseudodesulfovibrio hydrargyri genome is shown below.
TGTCCGGCGGGTGGTGGTCAAGGTCGGCTCGGCCGTGCTGGCCACCCGCGACGGCCTGAACGGCGCGGCCATCAACCGGCTGGCCGACCAGCTGGCCGAGCTGTCGGATCGCGGCCTGGACGTGATCCTGGTCTCCTCGGGCGCGGTGGCCGCGGGCAGGCAGCGCATCTTCGAGCGGACCCGGAAGAAGCACCGCAACGGCAAGGACATGGTCTCCCGGCAGGCGGCCTCGGCCGTGGGCCAGGGGCGGCTGATGCACGACTACGACGAGGCCTTCGCCAGGCACGGCAAGGTCACGGCCCAGGTCCTGCTGACCCGCAGCGGCCTCAAGCTCCGCGACCGTTTCCTGAATGCCCGCAACACCCTGGAGAGGCTCCTGGAATGGGGCGTCATCCCGATCATCAACGAAAACGACACCGTGTCCACCCGGGAGCTGGAATTCGGGGACAACGACACCCTGGCAGCCATGTGCCTGGGGTTGATCGGCGCTGACCTGTTCGTCAACCTGACCTCGGCCGACGGGGTCTTCGACAGGAACCCGGACGCCAACCCGGACGCCCGGCCCATCCCGCTCATCGAGGA
Proteins encoded:
- the proB gene encoding glutamate 5-kinase, whose amino-acid sequence is MTKSRITRDTLLDNVRRVVVKVGSAVLATRDGLNGAAINRLADQLAELSDRGLDVILVSSGAVAAGRQRIFERTRKKHRNGKDMVSRQAASAVGQGRLMHDYDEAFARHGKVTAQVLLTRSGLKLRDRFLNARNTLERLLEWGVIPIINENDTVSTRELEFGDNDTLAAMCLGLIGADLFVNLTSADGVFDRNPDANPDARPIPLIEDIAALDLESMCDGKTNVGTGGMYSKLRAARRAAQLGVPTLIASGKGAFDIPAALRGGDTGTLILPDDRVVSSKKFWLAYRDDPSGSILVDGGAANALLTKGTSLLPIGITGVEGCFERGALIFIKTADGDELGVGQTNYSADELCRIKGKRTDELAAIVGPMVSDEAVHRDNMLLDAAI